One window of the Doryrhamphus excisus isolate RoL2022-K1 chromosome 10, RoL_Dexc_1.0, whole genome shotgun sequence genome contains the following:
- the LOC131136644 gene encoding ladinin-1-like isoform X1, whose amino-acid sequence MSNNRTNWSALSSLARQWTMEDEEEAERERRRRVKSSSSTCDLELNATAAAPIDYATTTSNVVDSAPETSQSAGSIENMQMDFMEMLRIRDEKRRMRHVETLRRQKGVREDDADESEKATLYIPKDVRSNRAENTDIEPCPDSSPSGPQQENGEPPENESVSRHHSTPPRKFISSVSISIDNSPYSPNRTQSLTNPRPNGEHSPCRSPISNGHAEVFEENVNSSSTNNNPEQTPKPVFIRKSSRTLSFRMMKKKEEENFPLQRSSSVRMASKKFETTTDQAANEQKSSFQRNSVQRISSRSIQEKMERLAEAAQKSETPRSPDVSQRTLYLLDEVSRKRGLFENEQQTVKQTSSSQHEFRGSSSGVSDRINRWLDKTNQSGCSSSSSTDLKHVDITSKRSLFENRSHDSPAKSKPPGKI is encoded by the exons ATGTCCAACAATCGGACAAACTGGTCGGCATTGTCCAG CTTGGCGCGCCAATGGACaatggaggatgaggaggaggcagagagggagaggaggaggagggtgaagAGCTCAAGCAGTACCTGTGACCTGGAGTTGAACGCCACTGCGGCGGCGCCGATCGACTatgccaccaccaccagcaaTGTTGTGGACTCCGCACCTGAAACATCTCAGAGCGCCGGCAG TATTGAGAATATGCAAATGGACTTTATGGAGATGCTGCGTATCCGGGATGAAAAGCGCAGGATGAGGCATGTGGAGACGTTGAGGCGTCAGAAGGGGGTACGGGAGGATGATGCGGACGAGTCAGAGAAGGCGACGCTTTACATTCCTAAAGATGTCAGATCCAATCGTGCTGAAAACACCGACATAGAG ccttgcccagactctagccccagtggcccccag CAAGAAAACGGAGAACCGCCGGAGAACGAGTCGGTTTCCAGACATCATTCCACACCGCCTCGGAAGTTTATCAG TTCTGTCTCAATCTCAATCGACAACAGCCCCTATTCTCCGAATCGCACCCAGTCCCTGACAAACCCCAGACCCAACGGAGAACACTCACCCTGCCGGAGTCCCATTTCCAATGGACATGCAGAGGTTTTCGAGGAG AATGTAAACAGTTCTTCAACCAACAATAACCCCGAACAAACTCCCAAACCTGTGTTCATCAGGAAGAGCTCCAGGACCCTATCATTCAGG AtgatgaagaagaaagaagaggagAATTTTCCACTGCAGAGGAG TTCAAGTGTCAGGATGGCATCGAAAAAGTTTGAGACCACTACG GATCAAGCCGCCAACGAGCAAAAATCATCTTTCCAGAGGAA TTCTGTGCAAAGAATCTCATCCAGGTCCATCCAGGAGAAGATGGAAAGACTAGCCGAGGCTGCACAG AAATCAGAAACACCTCGATCTCCAGATGTGAGCCAACGGACCTTGTACCTGCTGGACGAGGTGTCCAGGAAGAGAGGCCTCTTTGAGAATGAGCAGCAAACAGTAAAGCAAACAAGCTCTTCTCAACAT GAATTTCGAGGGTCCTCATCAGGAGTCTCAGACAGGATCAACCGCTGGCTTGACAAGACCAACCAAAGTGGATGTTCCTCCAGTTCCTCCACG GACTTGAAACATGTGGACATCACCAGCAAGCGAAGTTTATTTGAGAACAGAAGTCACGACAGTCCCGCAAAGTCCAAACCACCTGGAAAAATCTAA
- the LOC131136665 gene encoding troponin I, slow skeletal muscle-like, translating into MLKSLMVAKAKEELEQEILDKEDEKQRYLAERAPPLNTGYMSLAQLQDLCRELHSKIDVVDEERYDIEAKVMLNTREIKDLNIKVLDLRGKFKRPPLRRVRVSADAILRSLLGSKHKVSMDLRANLKSVKKEDTEKKRPVEDSDWRKNVEAMSGMEGRKKMFDAAKGSAQ; encoded by the exons ATGCTCAAG AGTCTGATGGTGGCAAAGGCAAAGGAGGAACTCGAGCAAGAGATCCTGGACAAAGAGGATGAAAAACAGAGGTACCTGGCCGAGAGAGCTCCTCCCCTCAACACCGGCTACATGAGTCTGGCACAGTTACAG gATCTGTGCAGAGAGCTTCATTCTAAAATCGATGTCGTGGATGAGGAGCGATACGACATTGAGGCCAAAGTGATGCTCAACACACGTGAG ATTAAAGACCTGAACATAAAGGTGTTGGACCTCAGGGGGAAATTCAAGAGGCCTCCACTGCGTCGCGTTCGTGTGTCTGCTGATGCGATCCTCCGTTCGCTGCTGGGCTCAAAGCACAAAGTCTCTATGGACCTCCGAGCTAACCTCAAGTCTGTTAAAAAGGAGGACACTGAGAAG AAGAGACCAGTCGAGGACAGTGACTGGAGGAAAAATGTGGAAGCCATGTCAGGAATGGAGGGAAGAAAGAAGATGTTTGATGCCGCCAAGGGTTCGGCTCAGTGA
- the LOC131136644 gene encoding ladinin-1-like isoform X2, with amino-acid sequence MSNNRTNWSALSSLARQWTMEDEEEAERERRRRVKSSSSTCDLELNATAAAPIDYATTTSNVVDSAPETSQSAGSIENMQMDFMEMLRIRDEKRRMRHVETLRRQKGVREDDADESEKATLYIPKDVRSNRAENTDIEQENGEPPENESVSRHHSTPPRKFISSVSISIDNSPYSPNRTQSLTNPRPNGEHSPCRSPISNGHAEVFEENVNSSSTNNNPEQTPKPVFIRKSSRTLSFRMMKKKEEENFPLQRSSSVRMASKKFETTTDQAANEQKSSFQRNSVQRISSRSIQEKMERLAEAAQKSETPRSPDVSQRTLYLLDEVSRKRGLFENEQQTVKQTSSSQHEFRGSSSGVSDRINRWLDKTNQSGCSSSSSTDLKHVDITSKRSLFENRSHDSPAKSKPPGKI; translated from the exons ATGTCCAACAATCGGACAAACTGGTCGGCATTGTCCAG CTTGGCGCGCCAATGGACaatggaggatgaggaggaggcagagagggagaggaggaggagggtgaagAGCTCAAGCAGTACCTGTGACCTGGAGTTGAACGCCACTGCGGCGGCGCCGATCGACTatgccaccaccaccagcaaTGTTGTGGACTCCGCACCTGAAACATCTCAGAGCGCCGGCAG TATTGAGAATATGCAAATGGACTTTATGGAGATGCTGCGTATCCGGGATGAAAAGCGCAGGATGAGGCATGTGGAGACGTTGAGGCGTCAGAAGGGGGTACGGGAGGATGATGCGGACGAGTCAGAGAAGGCGACGCTTTACATTCCTAAAGATGTCAGATCCAATCGTGCTGAAAACACCGACATAGAG CAAGAAAACGGAGAACCGCCGGAGAACGAGTCGGTTTCCAGACATCATTCCACACCGCCTCGGAAGTTTATCAG TTCTGTCTCAATCTCAATCGACAACAGCCCCTATTCTCCGAATCGCACCCAGTCCCTGACAAACCCCAGACCCAACGGAGAACACTCACCCTGCCGGAGTCCCATTTCCAATGGACATGCAGAGGTTTTCGAGGAG AATGTAAACAGTTCTTCAACCAACAATAACCCCGAACAAACTCCCAAACCTGTGTTCATCAGGAAGAGCTCCAGGACCCTATCATTCAGG AtgatgaagaagaaagaagaggagAATTTTCCACTGCAGAGGAG TTCAAGTGTCAGGATGGCATCGAAAAAGTTTGAGACCACTACG GATCAAGCCGCCAACGAGCAAAAATCATCTTTCCAGAGGAA TTCTGTGCAAAGAATCTCATCCAGGTCCATCCAGGAGAAGATGGAAAGACTAGCCGAGGCTGCACAG AAATCAGAAACACCTCGATCTCCAGATGTGAGCCAACGGACCTTGTACCTGCTGGACGAGGTGTCCAGGAAGAGAGGCCTCTTTGAGAATGAGCAGCAAACAGTAAAGCAAACAAGCTCTTCTCAACAT GAATTTCGAGGGTCCTCATCAGGAGTCTCAGACAGGATCAACCGCTGGCTTGACAAGACCAACCAAAGTGGATGTTCCTCCAGTTCCTCCACG GACTTGAAACATGTGGACATCACCAGCAAGCGAAGTTTATTTGAGAACAGAAGTCACGACAGTCCCGCAAAGTCCAAACCACCTGGAAAAATCTAA